The Entomobacter blattae nucleotide sequence ATCTCACCAAGCGGGCTGCGACCTGTTGTTGGCCCATTGGGGACCCAGGAACTAAGGGGTTTCGGTTTTGTGGGAAGGAAGCTTTGCCCGGCAAACCCTACTGTTTTGAGCATGCCCAGATTGCTTATGTCAAATTACGAGAAAGAAGTTCATAAAAAAAATCCCCATCATAAAAGGTGGGGGATTTTCGCTTATAGTAAAAATTTTTATAAAGTCAGTAGGGCTAACTCTTATCTTTAGGAGACAACAGGTTCCATAGAAGGGGCTGGAGTTGTTTCTTTTTTAGAGGAGCTGGATTCAGAAGAAAAAGATTTTTCAGAAGTTTCTGTAATCATTTCCATCTGGCCGCTAACCTGCCCACCTTCTTCGACCTGTAATTTTTTACAACGGGCATGCCCAACAATCTGCCCTGTAGAATGGATGGTAAGGTTTTTACTGGCAGTAAGGGTGCCGTCCATTTTGCCATAAATCTCGGCGTTTTCTACTTCAATATTTCCTCTGAATACGCCACCCTTGGCAATGGAAATTTCTGTGGCCTTAATATTTTCTGCCTCAACCTCGCCTTCTACAACGAGCTGTTCAGCATTTTCAATATTACCCTTTACACTAATTCCCAACCCAACGGTAAGGGTTCTGCGGGTTGCAGCATTAGGTTGTGATTGGCTTGCCAAGGTGGGGTTAGAGAGAGTATTTCCAACCCCTCGTGCCGAACCAGTTGGAGGAGTGGCCAAGGGAGAAGAGCTAGGAAAGGGAGAAGCAGGACGGTTCATTAAGTTTAAATCCTTATTAGTTGACGTTTCTGGAGAAGAAGAACTTTCGGAAGAGGAGAACAGGGGCGAGGGAGTGCTATTTCCTGTAGAAAGTGTGTTGAGAAGTTCATTAGACTCATTTTTACGTTTTCTAAACAATTTTTACCCCCTTCGCGTATTCAGGAACAGTTAAATAATGGCACCGGATTAAACAGAAATTACCTTCTATTTAAAACTTACACAGGCATAGTAAGACAGCAAGTGGAAAATATATTTTTTTTAGTTTATATGCTAGTTTTATATGCCCTGGATAGACCCATAAGCGCACCATGGGCCTAAAAGTAGATTTTATAAGGAAAATTTATAAGAAAGAGAAGGCTCGGTTCAGAGTTTTATTTACCCTTTGTATTTTTGATAATGCCAATAAGGAAAGAGTTACCTTCTTGTGGAAGGGAACCATTTTGCTACAGAAAGGAATTCCCACGTGGAGAGCATAAACCATACCGCAAACTTTGACCTCGTAGGAATTGGCAATGCCATAGTCGATGTTCAGGCCCCTATAGAGGCTTCCTTTCTAGAAGAGCATGGCATGGTTCCCGGTAGCATGACCTTGATAGATGCAGCAACAGCAAAAAGCCTTTATGCAAAAATTCATCCTATAGAGCAAACTGGTGGGGGGTCTGTGGCCAATAGTTGTGTGGCTGCTGCTCGTTTAGGGGTTAAAGCAGCCTTTTTGGGAAAAGTTGCAAATGATGAGCTTGGGAAAAAATATGCAGAAGATATGAGGCTTTCGGGCGTTTATTGCCCCCCGACCCTTCTAGACTCTCAAAATAGTACAGAGAGCACGGCCGTCTGCCTGATTGTGATTACTGCCGATGGGCAGAGAACTATGAATACCTATTTAGGGATATGTACAAAATTTGGTGAACCCGACCTTGATGAGGCCCTTATTGCCCAAAGTCGTATTCTTTATCTTGAAGGGTATTTGTTTGATACAGAGCCTGCGAAAAAAGCCTTTTATAAGGCTGCAGAAATTGCTCATAAAGCAGGTCGTAAGGTTGCCCTTTCTCTTTCTGACTCCTTTTGTGTTGAAAGGCACCGGCAAGATTTCCGAGCTTTGGTATCTGGGCATATCGATCTTCTTTTTGCGAATGAAAATGAGATATGCTCCCTTTATGAGACCTCAAATTTCGAAGACGCTGCGAACGCTGTTAATCAGGAGACAGATTTTGCCGTTTTAACTCGCTCAGAAAAAGGGAGCCTCATTTTGTGCAAGGGGGAAAGAACAGCGATAGAGCCCTTACCGGTTAAGGTGGTTGATACCACCGGTGCAGGTGATGCTTACGCTGCAGGTTTTTTGAGTGGGTTTCTCAAGGGGAGACCCCTAAAGGAATGTGGTTTTTTGGGAAGTCGGGCAGCATCAGAGGTTATTTCTCATTTTGGCCCTCGCCTATCTTCGTCTTTTTCTGAAATGGCATAACGCTTTGTTTGGTTAATATTCTCCCAAAGAGGGACCTTGCTATGTTATGGTTTTGTTAAAAAGCTTGCATAAAGGGCTGCAGGTGCTTTGCCACAACCAAAAGAGTAAAAATTTTTCGTGCATTTTTTCTAAATAGGCTTTATCCAAGTCAGCAGAGATATTTCCCTGTTTAAGTGAGTATTTGGCCACCAACATGCCCGCTCCCTTATCGGTTAAAGGGGAAAGGCCCGTAAGGCCGTTTTTTTAGATTGTTTTTGTAAAGAAGGTTTGAGTCAAAACGTTATGGATATACGCAATATTGCAATTATTGCCCATGTTGATCATGGCAAAACAACACTTGTGGACCAGCTTTTAAAACAATCCGGTGCCTTTCGCGAAAACCAGCATGTAGCCGAGCGGGCTATGGATAGTAACGATCTAGAACGTGAACGCGGCATTACGATTTTGGCCAAATGTACTTCTGTTGTCTGGAATGATATTCGGATCAATATTATCGATACACCAGGCCATGCTGATTTCGGCGGGGAAGTGGAGCGTATTCTTAGCATGGTTGATGGTGCCATTGTGCTCGTGGATGCTGCTGAAGGTGCTTTGCCACAAACCAAATTTGTTGTGGGAAAAGCCTTAGCTCGTGGCCTTAAACCCATTGTGGTGATTAACAAGGTTGACAGAAGCGATGCCCGCCCCGATGAAGTCCATGACGAGGTTTTTGACCTGTTTGCGGCCTTAGGTGCCAATGATGAGCAGCTGGACTTCCCGATGCTTTATGCCTCTGGCCGTCAAGGGTGGGCAGATAAAACCCTAGAAGGTGCCCGTAAGGATCTTTCTGACCTGTTTTCCCTGGTTGTAGAGCATGTTCCTGCCCCAGGTTTGGATAAAACAAAACCTTTTGCCATGATCGCAACCATTCTTGAATATGATAACTTCCTTGGGCGTGTGCTAACGGGCCGTATTGAGCAAGGGAAAGCCACCATGAACATGCCTGTAAGGGTTTTGCGGGCAGATGGGTCTACGGTGGAAACCGGGCGGTTAACCAAGCTGCTTTCGTTTCGTGGCCTTGATCGCGTGCCTGTGGACGAAGCCCAGGCGGGCGATATTATTGCCGTTGCAGGTCTTTCGGATGCCACCATTCCCGATACAATAGCAGCGATGGAGGTTGATCAACCTCTTTCGGCAATTCCTATTGATCCCCCTACCCTCTCTATGACTTTTCGCCTCAATGATGGCCCCTTAGGCGGAAGGGAAGGTAAAAAAGTTACATCCCGTCAGATCCGTGATCGGTTGATGAAGGAAGTGGAAGGCAACGTGGCTATCCGTGTGACAGACAGCCCAGAAAGTGAAGCTTTTGAAGTGGCGGGCCGCGGAGAACTCCAATTGGGAGTGTTAATTGAGACCATGCGCCGCGAAGGGTTTGAGTTGACCATAGGCAGGCCCAAAGTGCTGACCCGGGTGAATGAAGAAACCGGAGAGAGGGAGGAGCCCTTCGAAGAAGTCTTGATTGATGTGGACGAGCCCTATTCCGGTGTTGTGGTTGAAAAGCTTTCTCTTCGGAAAGGGGTTATGCAAGATATGCGCCCTTCTGGTGGTGATAAGGTGCGGTTAACCTTTCTTATCCCTTCACGGGGTCTTATTGGTTATCATAATGAATTTTTAACCGATACCCGTGGAACCGGGATTATGAACCGTCTGTTTTCTGGCTATCATCCATGGGCTGGGCCTATTGAAGGGCGCAGAAACGGCTCTCTCATTTCATCTGAAAATGGTGAGGCCGTGCAGTATTCTTTATTTTCTTTGCAGGATAGGGGGGTCTTATTTGTTAACCCAGGAGATAAAGTATATGTGGGTATGATTATTGGTGAGCACTCACGGGATTCAGACCTTGAGGTTAACCCCATAAAAGAAAAGAAGCTTACCAATATCCGTGCTGCTGGTAAGGATGAGGCCTTGCTTTTAACGCCCCCCCGTAGAATGAGCCTAGAACAGGCTATTGCTTATATTGAAGATGATGAACTTGTGGAGGTTACCCCTTCAGCGATTCGTATCCGGAAGCGTTATTTGGATCCCAATGAGCGCAAAAGGATGGAAAAAAAGGGAAGTAACACTTAGAGGGCTATCACTTTTTTGTGATAATCAGGAAAAAACTTTGGTGGTTGCCTTAATAAATTCTTATTTTTTACCGTAGTTTCTCTTTTTGTTCTTATTAGACATGATTCGTAATGTTTAAAAATGAAGAATAAGTTGTAATTTTGGCAAGGGTATAAGAAAATTTATGCTTTTTAAAAATTTATTAGGCGACGACCGTAAAACAATGTGGTAAGGATGTTGATCAAGACGGGCTTCCTTATAAGTTTTACGGGAACAGTCTGGAATGTTTTTTTGATCACGGTCCCAGATGGGAGAATTAAAGATGAAATTTTCACTGCGCAATACACTTGCTGTTCTTTCTACAGTTTCAATGATGGGCTTTGTTGCTCCTGCTTTTGCACAAGATGCTGAAGCACCACCACCTCCACCACCACCTGCTTCTACTTCTACCGCAGCACCAGAAGCTGCTCCTCCTGCAGCTCCTACAGGCCACGATAACATGAGCCATGACAATACTGGTCATGAGAACACGGGCAAGCACCATGGTAAAAAGCATGGCAAGCATCATGGTAAGCACCACAGCAAAAAACATGCTGCTTCCTCTGACAATGGCGACGAGGCTGCTGCACAGTAATCTTGGTTAATTTATTAATCAGATTAAAAAAGGCTGCCATTTTGGCAGCCTTTTTTATCGTTGGTTTTATAAAAATTATATCCAGGCGTTTTTATATCGTTCCAAAGAAAGATCCTGGGAGGGAATTTCAGTCTTCTTTTGGTTGACCATATCAGTAATAAGTCGCCCGGAACCACAAGCCATTGTCCAGCCTAAGGTACCGTGGCCAGTGTTGAGCCATAGGTTTTTAAATTTCCCGCTATTGCCAATAATCGGTGTTCCATCAGGTGTAGCAGGTCGTAGTCCTGTCCAGAAGGTGGCTTTGGAGAAGTCTGTGGGGCCAAATAAGTCTGAAAAGGAGGTTTCCAATGGAAGGCGCCTGTTATGGTGTAGGCTTAAATCATAACCTGCAAGTTCTGCTGTTCCCCCGATACGGATATGATTGCCCAGGCGTGTGATGGCCACTTTATAGGTTTCGTCGTTGACGGTAGAAACCGGGGCTGCTTCTGGGTTCGTGAGCGGTAAAGTCAGGGAATATCCCTTGATGGGAAACAGGGGAACGTCTAGCTTAAGGGGTTTTAGGAGAAGAGAAGAATAGCTGCCAGCAGCAAGAATATAAGAGTCTGCTGTCATACGGCCAGAGCTGGTTCTGATAGACAGAATCGAATTCGAGGTTGCCTCAAGAGCCTCTATGGTGGTGTTGTACTGAAAAACAACGCCCAGCTCCTCAGCCATTTGGGCCAGTTTTTTGGTAAATTTATAGGCATTGCCCGATTCATCGCCAGGAATATAAAGCCCTCCTTTAAGAAGAGATTGGGCGTTGGCTAGACCAGGTTCATGCTCAATAATGCTTTTTGTATCGAGAAGTGAATGCTCAATATGATAGAGCGACAATAAACGCATGTCATTATAGGCGTTATCAAGTTGCTGGGAGGTACGGAAAAGTTGGATAAGGCCTTTTTGGCTATTATCATACTGAATGCCTGTTTCCTGGCGTAATTCATCAAGGCATGTTTTGCTGTATTGAGCGACGCGGAGCATACGGCCCTTGTTAACGTCAAAATGGTGTCTGTTACAGTTAGCAGCAAACAGCAAAAGCCATTTGAACATAGCAGGGTCAAGACGCGGGGTAATCTTTAAGGGGCTATGCTTTGGGTCTTTCAACCACTCGAAGAGTTTACCAGGAAGAGAAGGTGAAGCCCACGGCGTGGAATACCCAGGAGAAACCTGACCAGCATTCGCAAAAGATGTTTCCTTGGCAGGGCCATCTCTTCTGTCCAACACAATAACCTCATGGCCGGATTTTGCCAAATAATAAGCAGAGGTAACCCCAATAACACCGGCACCCAGAATAATAATTTTCACAATAAATATTCCTGTTGATTCAATAAGTTAGAAATGTCTGGCCCTATACGAATAGTTTTTATAAAGGCGCCCATCAAGAGCAGTGAGTATTTCATACCCGATAGTCTTAGCGGCTTCTCCTACACAATCAAGGGGAATATTTGCACCAATAAGCTCAATCATGCTGCCTTCAGTGAGGAGATGCTCGGGGAGGGCTGAAATGTTGACACATAGGCAGTCCATGGAGATATTGCCAATAATTGGTAATTTTGTTTCTGGGGAAGCAGGCGCAACAGCAAAGCCTTTATTGCTCAGGATCCGAAAAAAACCATCGGCATATCCAATGCTGACTATAGCTATGCGTGCAGGCCCAGAGGTGATATGAGTGCCATTATACCCAATAGCGGAGTAAGGGTTAACCTTGCGGATCTGTATAATTTTTCCGCTAACAGTAATTACATTTTCCATAGGGTTAGGGTGGGCAGGGGTTGGGTTTATTCCATAAAGGGCAGCGCCAGGGCGCACCATATCCAACTGCCATTCCGGCCCTAGAAAAATCCCACTGGAAGCAGCAAGACTTAGGGGAGCATTCGGAAAAAAAGCTGCTAGTTTTTTAAATTTTAAAAGCTGGGCAGAATTTGTGGGGTTGTGAGGATCGGCAGCACAGGCAAGATGGCTGATAACAAATTTCACGTCTAGGAATTTCAGCCAGTTTTCTTCTGTCTGAAGATGAAGAACGTCCTCTTCTGAAAGGCCCAGCCGATGCATACCACTATCAAGCTGGATAATAGCGGGTAAGGGTGTGGCGTTTTTTTGGGCCAGGGTTTGCCAGTTTTTATATTGCTGGACAGTGTTTAAAACCGGCGTAATATTATGAGTTATAAATTGAGTGGCGGCTTCGGAGATAAGGCCATTGAGCACAAAAATTTGTGCTTCGTGGGAAAGAACCTTACGTAAGGAAATACCCTCTTGCAGGTGGGCCACAAAAAAATGGCGGCAATGGCCTTGTTGTTCCAGTAAGGGAGCAATTTTTTCTGCCCCTAACCCATAGGCGTTGGCCTTTAAAACGGCAGAAGTAATGCTATGAGGAGCTTTTTGGCATAATTGTCGATAGTTAGAAAGGATCGCATTCAGGTTGATCTGAAGAAGCCCGTAGGCCAAATCGGCAGAGGAGGAATTTTTCAAAGACGGGTCATGCCTGTTCATAAAAAATCCCTACCTGTTGATGTCTTAAGGAAGATGTGACCTTTTATAGCACCAATCTAGGGGTATCAAAAGTTATTTAGGATAAGATTTTAGGCGTTAATGGTGTTTTTCGCTGGGTTTCCCTTACTGGTTGAATATTCAAAATGCAGGGCCGTATTGGGGAACACACGCGGATAAATGGCATGTGCTGCCATAGCAGCCTCGCTAAAGCCTTGCAAGATCAGCTTTATTTTTCCCGGATAGGTTGCAACATCCCCAATGGCGTATATGCCTGGGTGGGTGGTTTCACACGAGCTTGGGGTTACAGGGATATGAGTGGCTGTACACTCCAACCCCCATTTGGCGATAGGTCCTAAATCAGCAGAAAGGCCAAAAAAAGCCAACAGATAATCAGCAGCCAGTTGTTTTTTATTGCCATCCAGATCGACAATTTCAACCGTTTCCAGCTGTCCATTCTTGCCTGTAAGGGCAGAAAGTTGATAGGGTACAACCTTGGTAATTTTTCCTTCTTCAACAGCCCTTTCGAGCTGGGCCAGACTTTCTGGCGCGGCTCGGAAACGCTCTCTTCTATGGATAAGGGCAATACTGGCAGCTTCATCTTTTAAGGTAAGGGCCCAATCGAGTGCGGAATCTCCCCCCCCTGCAATGACAAGGTGTTTACCCGTAAAATCCTTACGGTTACGAATGAAATAGCGCACACTGCCAGTTTGCTCAAATGTTTCAATATCTTTTAAGGGGGGACGGTTTGGGCCGAAAGCCCCAGACCCTGCTGCGATAATAACGGCTTTGGTTTCAATAACGTGATTTTTGTGGGTTGTTAAATAAAAGGTTTTATGACTTTCGGTCAGGGCTTCTACTTTATGGCCCAGTAGGCGGGGAATAGAGAAGGGCTCTATTTGTTTTTCTAGGGCATTGACCAGTTCTTCACCGCTAATAGAGGGATGGGCGGGGATATCGAAAATGGGTTTTTCCGGATAAAGGGCAGAACATTGCCCGCCTATATGGGCTTGTGCATCCACCAGCAGGCAAGACATTTTCAGCATACTACACTCAAAAGCTGCAAAAAGCCCCGCAGGGCCTGCGCCAATGATCACCACATCGGTTTTGGTTATTGCTGGTGTTGCCATAAGGGGAAAGTCTCCATTCCAGAAATGTGGAACAAGGCCATAGAGGCCAAAAGAGCGGCCCATGCCGATTTTTTCCAATCTACTGGCTTCTTTATATGGCAAGAGAAAGGTCCGAGCAAAACAAAAATTTTTATTTTTCAGATGGGTGCTGTGTTTTATCAGAGCGACCAAAGGGCCATAGAAGATTTTGTCGGGTTACCCTTAAAGGGTGCTCGGTTAAATTGACAGGAGTATGGATTTTGCTTCGAAAAATTTGTTGTGAAAGATAAATCCCTGTATGTCCTGAACAGAGATAGGCTATAAAACAGCCAGTGGCGAGATAGACAGTATTTTGGGCTCCAAAAAGCTCAATTCCCATCATAGTGCAAGCGATAGGGGTATTGGAAGCTCCGGCAAATACCGCCATAAAACCAATGGCAGCCAGAAGGTCCATGGGCGCATTAAGCCAAACGGATAGAATGTTTCCCAAAGCTGCCCCAATAAAGAAAAGGGGCGTGACCTCTCCACCCTTAAATTCAGAAGCAAGGGCTACAATTGTAAAAAGTATTTTTATTAGGGCGCTGTAGGGGTAGGATTGTGGGCCAAAAAAATTGAGAATGGAAGCTCCATTAGGCTCTGGAGCAGTAATGCCAAGACCGAGATAGTCACGCGTGTCCAAAAGGTAGACAAAAATAATAGTCAGTGTCCCCCCAATAACAGGGCGGAGCCAAGCTTTAGGGCATATAGTTTTAAAAAATTTTCCAAGACGATGGGTCGATTCAGAAAAGACCAAGCTGCAAAGCCCAAAGCAAACCCCACAGAGAGCAACTTTGGCTAGCAAGATCAAGTTTGTGTGGAAGGGAGGCTCGTCTCTGAGAGAATAACCAGAAAAAAGCACGGTATAGAGAGTATGATGTATACCCCATGCATGGCAGACCCAATCGGCTATAAGGGAGGCAAGCAAAGCCGGAACAAGGGCAAGATAGTCTACTTTGCCTATGGCGATCACTTCCAGGCCAAAAATGGCACCCGCAACAGGAGTGCCAAACACGGCTCCAAATCCTGCAGCTATTCCTGAGATAAGTAACACTCGAGTTGCTTCTTGGGAGAGTTTGAAGAGGTTTGCAAACCCACTTGCAATGCTACCCCCAATTTGTACGGCCGTTCCTTCGCGTCCAACAGAGGCACCAAAGAGATGGCTAATAACAGTAGAGACCAGTACAAGGGGGGCCATGCGCAAGGGCACACCACTATAGGGTTTTTGGATTTGCTCTAAGATAAGGTTATTGCCTCTTTCGGATTCTCCTCCAAACCAAAAATAGATGCTGGCTGTAACGACTCCTGCAAAAGGAAGTAGGAACAGTATGGCAGGGTGCGCCACTCTGTAATGCGTTGCAGCTTCGAGTGCTGCTAAAAACAGGGCACATAAACTTCCCACCACGGCACTCATGGGAATAATCAGAATCAGCCACTTCATCGCTCGCAGAACTGGCAAAAATAGGAGCATGAGAGAAAAGAAAGGCATCATATTCCCAAGAACTTTGCCAGCTTGAGGGAAAAAGGGGAAAAGATAGGCCAAGAAATGAAGTTTAGCTTTATAAACTTGCTTTGGTTATAAGCTAGGAGGGCCAATAGTGTGGGAGTAACAAGAGTTAAGAAGAATATGAAAAATATGAAAGCCCAAACTAAACCAGATATTATAAACATAAACCCCCATCACCGCACAGTTAAGTAGCGTTTGTGATAGGAGTCATCAGCCTTTAAGGCGGTTTATAAACTTTGGGAGAACCCCATTCCCATTTTATGCGTAATGCGTAATGCGTAATGCGTAATGCGTAATGCGTAATGCGTAATGCGTAATGCGTAATGCGTAATGCGTAATGCGTAATGCGTAATGCGTAATGCGTAATGCGTAATTAAGCGTATGGGAAATGAAATTTTCTGTCAAGAAAAACGTTATTTCTACTCATGTCAAATCGAATCGTGTCGAATCGAAGAAAAAGGGGTTGTGGATCATCCTTTTGCTCTTCTCTTTTTCTAAAGCGAAAACCTCTCAATGAGACAGAAGCATAAGAAAAGAATTAAGGTAGGAACAAGTTAATCCTTCTTGTAAAAAGTAAAATTCCAAAGCACTATTATACCACTTGATTTAAAGAAACCTTGAGAGAAAAAGAAAAAAATCAATGATTGAATTAACAGAGACTGAGCTGACAGAAAAAACAGGGATCACTGCCAGAACAGTTGCTGCTATGCGGGATGGGTTAAACCAGGAGAGAGTTTCTTTACGTTTTTTACGGTATTTTATGGGCCCTGCCGTTATTGCAGCGATTGCCTATGTGGATCCTGGAAATGTCGCTACCAATATAGAGGCTGGATCACGTTATGGCTATAGCCTGTTATGGGTTGTGGCTTTTTCAAACGTTCTGGCTATGCTGTTTCAGGCTTTTTCTGCACGGTTGGGTATTGTTACCGGCAAAAATCTTGCTGAACATGCCAGAGACCTCTATCCCCCTTTTATTGTTGGCGGGATGTGGATCGTTAGCGAACTGGCCGTAATGGCAACAGATTTGGCAGAGCTGATAGGGGGAGGCTTGGGGATTGCCCTGCTTACAGGTTTTCCCATTTTGGTGGGGATGCTGGTTATGGCGGTGGGAACCTACATTATCCTGTATTTCCAGAAAATCGGATTTAGGCCTGTTGAATGGGTTATTGCTTCATTATTAAGTATTATTGCCCTTTGTTATCTTTTCGAACTAATTGTAGCCCAACCGCCCCTTGCTGCTATTTTGTATCATACTTTTGTGCCACAACTGCCCGATAAGGGGGCCGTGGTGCTTGCCGCAGGTATTATTGGGGCAACGATTATGCCCCATGCCATTTTCCTTCATTCAGGGTTAACCCAAGAGAGGATTGTCGGAGAGACAGAACAGGAAAAACGCAGAATTCTCCATTTTTCCAATATAGAAACAGTTCTGGCCTTAACTGTTGCAGGGTTTGTAAACATGGCTATGCTTGCGTTTGCTGCGCGGGTTTTTCATGGAGTTAATAACGGTATTGCCGAAATTGATACAGCTTATTATGGCATTATCTCCTATCGGGGGATTGTAGCGGCAAGCATATTTCTTGTCTCACTTGTGGCTGCTGGCCTTTCTAGTTCAGCAGTAGGCACTATGGCTGGGCAGTTGGTGATGCAAGGGTTTTTACGCCGTTCCATTCCCTTATGGGTTAGGCGATTGGTAACCATTGTTCCTTCCTTTATCGTTGTAGGATTGGGCTTTAACCCGACAACGAGTTTAATTATCAGCCAGGTTATTTTAAGTTTTGCATTGCCGGTTCCTATGATTGTGCTGATGATGGTGATTGGGAGGCGGGCTATCATGGGCAGCTTTACTCCCCATTGGGGCATTATGGCCTTGGCCGGAATTGGATCCGCTGTTGTATTATTTATTAATATTTTACTGGTTGTGCAAACGATATGGGATATTTCCTTTATTTAGACGGGAAAGGGAATTAGGTCTTTAGAGGAAGAGGAAGAGGAAGAGGAAGAGGAAGAGGAAGAGGAAGAGGAAGAGGAAGAGGAAGAGGAAGAGGAAGAGGAAGAGGAAGAGGAAGAGGAAGAGGAAGAGGAAGAGGAAGAATTTATGACAAGCTGTATTCAGGAATGCCCAGACGCGAACTAAAGGCGCGGGAAGGAAAGTTTGAGGTGGCAAATATTTTTTATCAGGTGATGATTTCTTCTCCAGCCCAAACAGAACAACTGGCACATATTTTGGCAAGCCTTTCCCGCAAAGGGGATACGATCCTTCTTCAAGGGCCATTAGGGGCAGGAAAATCAGTCCTATGCAGGTCTTTTATTAGGGGTGTTTTTAACGATCAAACAATGGAGGTGCCCAGCCCTTCTTACACTCTGGTGCAGCATTATGACCATGATGGCAAACAGGTTGTTCATTTTGATTTGTGGCGTATTTCCTCCGAAGATGAGCTTTATGAACTGGGCTGGGAGGATATGGATGAAGCTATTGTGCTGGTAGAATGGCCCGAGCGGTTAAAACATTTTATGCCACAAACAGCCTTGCACGTTCAAATAAGCTTTGTGGATGCTGAAAGCAGGCCTGAACTACGCCATGAGAGGGTCTTTTTTTCTCAGGCTGAAAAAAATCAAGGGTTTGAACCCAAAAAAATTGAACCCGAAAAAGAAAAAGACCATGAAGAGGGCCGTATATTTCAGCTCAAAGGGTGGGAGGATAGAAATCTTCTTGAGACGCTTATCCGTGCAGGTATGGTGGTCGAGGTGATAGAAAACTCATGGCAGGTCCTATGCTGATTGATATCCCTTTACATGATTCCTTCTTAGAACGGGTGGTTCAGCTGTGGTTACGGCAGGCAGAAGAAAAAAATGACGATGGGCCTACAGATCTTTATCCTTCGGCTGATGGGCTTCTGATTGTGCCGACCCGGCGTTCAGCACGAGCGCTTATTGAGGCGTTTTTACACCATTTTAAAGGTCAGGCCGCTCTTCTTCCCCGCATTGTAGCCGTAGGGGCTCTTGATGAGGAAGAAGGAGCCCTTATGGGAGAAGACCCTTTTTGGGTACCTCCTGCGGTTTCTTTGCAGCACCGTTTCATTGTTCTCTCAGAACTGGTTATAAAAATTCAGCCTTTTTTGGCTGCTGCCATTGGGGTAGAATCAAAGACTAGCCTGCACCATGCCTGGCAAATGGCCCGCTCTTTGGTTGGCCTTATGGATGAGGCCGAGCTGAATGGGTGTGATTTGGCAGAAAAATTACCGTTGGCCGCTGAGGGTGATTTTGCCCAGCACTGGCAGGTTATTCTCAGGTTTTTAGAAATCATCATATGCCAGTGGCCTGCCTGGCTTCAGGAGCAGGGGTTAAGTAACCCGGTGAAAAGACGGGTAAGTTTGATACAGGAACAGGCCAAATTTTGGCAAAAAAAAACACCCACCCTTTCCGTTTGGGCTATAGGATTTGGAGAAGCCTACCCTGCCATTATGGCCATGCTGTCTGCAATATTGCAGCTTCCTCATGGGCGGGTGATTACTCGGGGGGTGGATTTTTCTCTTTCAGAAGAGGTTTGGAATAAGCTACCTGATACACACCCCCAGTCTGGCTTCAAGCGTATCCTTCAGGCCTTGGGGAGGTCTCGGAAAGCCATAACCCCCATAAAAACCTTTTTCCCCACTTTTTCTGAGAATGAAATGCTTAAAGGACGTAGCCGATTATTGTCCAAGATCATGC carries:
- the tsaE gene encoding tRNA (adenosine(37)-N6)-threonylcarbamoyltransferase complex ATPase subunit type 1 TsaE, which encodes MANIFYQVMISSPAQTEQLAHILASLSRKGDTILLQGPLGAGKSVLCRSFIRGVFNDQTMEVPSPSYTLVQHYDHDGKQVVHFDLWRISSEDELYELGWEDMDEAIVLVEWPERLKHFMPQTALHVQISFVDAESRPELRHERVFFSQAEKNQGFEPKKIEPEKEKDHEEGRIFQLKGWEDRNLLETLIRAGMVVEVIENSWQVLC
- a CDS encoding NAD(P)/FAD-dependent oxidoreductase, translated to MATPAITKTDVVIIGAGPAGLFAAFECSMLKMSCLLVDAQAHIGGQCSALYPEKPIFDIPAHPSISGEELVNALEKQIEPFSIPRLLGHKVEALTESHKTFYLTTHKNHVIETKAVIIAAGSGAFGPNRPPLKDIETFEQTGSVRYFIRNRKDFTGKHLVIAGGGDSALDWALTLKDEAASIALIHRRERFRAAPESLAQLERAVEEGKITKVVPYQLSALTGKNGQLETVEIVDLDGNKKQLAADYLLAFFGLSADLGPIAKWGLECTATHIPVTPSSCETTHPGIYAIGDVATYPGKIKLILQGFSEAAMAAHAIYPRVFPNTALHFEYSTSKGNPAKNTINA
- a CDS encoding Nramp family divalent metal transporter, with the translated sequence MIELTETELTEKTGITARTVAAMRDGLNQERVSLRFLRYFMGPAVIAAIAYVDPGNVATNIEAGSRYGYSLLWVVAFSNVLAMLFQAFSARLGIVTGKNLAEHARDLYPPFIVGGMWIVSELAVMATDLAELIGGGLGIALLTGFPILVGMLVMAVGTYIILYFQKIGFRPVEWVIASLLSIIALCYLFELIVAQPPLAAILYHTFVPQLPDKGAVVLAAGIIGATIMPHAIFLHSGLTQERIVGETEQEKRRILHFSNIETVLALTVAGFVNMAMLAFAARVFHGVNNGIAEIDTAYYGIISYRGIVAASIFLVSLVAAGLSSSAVGTMAGQLVMQGFLRRSIPLWVRRLVTIVPSFIVVGLGFNPTTSLIISQVILSFALPVPMIVLMMVIGRRAIMGSFTPHWGIMALAGIGSAVVLFINILLVVQTIWDISFI
- a CDS encoding voltage-gated chloride channel family protein, whose protein sequence is MMPFFSLMLLFLPVLRAMKWLILIIPMSAVVGSLCALFLAALEAATHYRVAHPAILFLLPFAGVVTASIYFWFGGESERGNNLILEQIQKPYSGVPLRMAPLVLVSTVISHLFGASVGREGTAVQIGGSIASGFANLFKLSQEATRVLLISGIAAGFGAVFGTPVAGAIFGLEVIAIGKVDYLALVPALLASLIADWVCHAWGIHHTLYTVLFSGYSLRDEPPFHTNLILLAKVALCGVCFGLCSLVFSESTHRLGKFFKTICPKAWLRPVIGGTLTIIFVYLLDTRDYLGLGITAPEPNGASILNFFGPQSYPYSALIKILFTIVALASEFKGGEVTPLFFIGAALGNILSVWLNAPMDLLAAIGFMAVFAGASNTPIACTMMGIELFGAQNTVYLATGCFIAYLCSGHTGIYLSQQIFRSKIHTPVNLTEHPLRVTRQNLLWPFGRSDKTQHPSEK